From Pyrenophora tritici-repentis strain M4 chromosome 1, whole genome shotgun sequence, the proteins below share one genomic window:
- a CDS encoding AmtB, Ammonia permease, whose translation MDPVTSGMDPTVPLEAFTNTTYATGGDSRLYNLNVFYNPGDIAWMITSTALVLLMIPGVGFFYSGLARRKSALSLLWLSVMATAVVSFQWFFWGYSLAFSHKAGKYIGTLDNFALVDVLGAPSVGSPRIPDLLFCVYQGMFAAITVALAVGAVAERGRMLPCIIYMFVWTTVVYDPIACWTWNPSGWVFQMGGLDFAGGTPVHIASGCAALGYSYMLGKRSGHGTQELNYRPHNVTHIVIGTVFLWVGWFGFNAGSALSANLRAVMAAVCTNLAACVGGITWCLVDYRLERKWSTVGFCSGVIAGLVTITPGSGYVPAWSAVVFGVCGGIACNYATKLKYFLRCDDALDIFAVHGVGGFIGNILTAFFAADYIAHLDGYTVITGGFLNHHWMQMAYQLADSFTGGTYSFLGTCLILGILDFIGKFIPAFRLRASEEEEAAGIDDVEIGEFAYDYVELTREVKVPDDDMDEAMSLSAHSLEPHGARMAMTSAHEKNQASIGSDHQLAEWAHRV comes from the exons ATGGATCCTGTTACATCGGGAATGGACCCCACTGTCCCTCTGGAGGCCTTTACCAATACGACATACGCTACGGGTGGTGACTCGAGGTTATACAATCTCAATGTATTCTACAAC CCCGGCGACATCGCTTGGATGATTACATCAACCGCTCTCGTGCTGCTCATGATCCCGGGCGTAGG CTTCTTCTATTCGGGATTGGCACGAAGAAAGTCTGCGCTATCGCTACTATGGCTGTCCGTCATGGCGACGGCCGTCGTTTCCTTTCAATGGTTCTTCTGGGGTTACTCTCTAGCCTTTTCGCACAAGGCTGGAAAGTATATCGGCACCCTGGATAACTTCGCCTTAGTGGACGTGCTAGGCGCACCCTCGGTCGGAAGCCCGCGTATTCCTGATCTCTTGTTCTGTGTCTACCAGGGCATGTTCGCTGCTATTAC CGTTGCTCTTGCCGTAGGTGCCGTTGCCGAGCGAGGACGCATGCTTCCATGCATCATCTACATGTTTGTCTGGACGACTGTCGTATACGACCCCATCGCATGCTGGACTTGGAACCCATCCGGATGGGTCTTCCAGATGGGTGGTCTCGACTTTGCTGGTGGAACTCCTGTGCATATCGCATCCGGATGTGCTGCCCTCGGCTACTCGTACATGCTGGGGAAGCGAAGCGGTCATGGTACCCAGGAGCTCAACTACCGCCCCCACAACGTTACACATATCGTTATCGGCACCGTCTTCCTCTGGGTAGGATGGTTCGGCTTCAACGCTGGCTCCGCCTTATCTGCTAACCTCCGAGCTGTCATGGCGGCTGTATGCACCAACCTTGCCGCGTGCGTTGGTGGAATTACCTGGTGCCTGGTTGACTACCGCCTGGAACGCAAGTGGTCTACTGTTGGCTTCTGCTCTGGAGTAATTGCTGGTCTTGTGACCATCACTCCGGGATCTGGGTACGTCCCCGCTTGGTCTGCTGTCGTTTTTGGTGTGTGCGGTGGTATTGCTTGCAACTACGCTACCAAACTTAAATACTTCCTCCGATGCGACGATGCGCTCGACATCTTCGCTGTTCACGGTGTTGGCGGCTTCATTGGAAACATTCTTACCGCATTCTTTGCTGC TGACTACATAGCGCATCTCGACGGCTACACGGTCATCACGGGCGGCTTCCTCAACCACCACTGGATGCAGATGGCCTACCAACTTGCCGACTCCTTTACTGGCGGCACCTACTCCTTCCTCGGAACCTGTCTCATCCTCGGTATCCTCGACTTTATCGGCAAATTTATTCCTGCCTTCAGGCTCCGCGCCAgcgaggaggaagaggcTGCTGGTATTGACGACGTTGAGATTGGCGAGTTCGCC TACGACTACGTCGAGCTCACGCGTGAAGTCAAGGTTCCCGACGACGACATGGACGAGGCCATGTCGCTGTCGGCACACTCACTTGAACCTCATGGTGCACGCATGGCCATG